The nucleotide sequence TCGCGCCGATCATATCGTGATTGATGGCCTTTCGACGCGCTTCGACGTCATTCGCAAAGGCGAGCGCCTCGGCACCGTCGCGATTCCGACGCCGGGCGTTCACGTTGCGATGAATTCGCTGGCGGCGATCGCCGTCAGTATGGAGATTGGAGTCAGCTTCGAGACCGCAGCGGCCGCGCTCGCGCGATTTGGCGGAATCAGCCGGCGTTTCGAGATTAAGGGCGAAGCTGCGGGACGAATCGTGCTGGACGACTATGCGCATCATCCAGCCGAGGTGCGCGCGACGCTGGCCGCGGTGCGTGGAGCGTTCAAGCGGCGCGTCGTGACGGTTTTCCAGCCGCATCGATACACGCGGCTGCGCGATTTGTTCGACGAATTCCTCACGGCGTTTGACGATACCGACGTGCTTTATCTGTACGAAGTTTATCCCGCGGGCGAGGAGCCGATCGCGGAGGTATCGTCGCGGCGGCTCTACGAGGCGTTGTGCGCGCGCGGCCATCTCGAAGTGCATTACGTCGGCGCGGAGGAAAATCCGGCGGCGCGAATCGCGCTCGGCTCGCGCGATGGCGACGTAATCGCGACGCTGGGCGCGGGTGACATCTACAAGTTGGGCGGCGAAATTCTGAGTGCGCTCGAGTCCGAGGTGAAGATCGATGAACGCGCTTGAGAATCAACTGCGAGCGCGATTCGGTACGCGGCTTCGCTCCGCCATGCCGCTTTCGGAACTTACCTCGTTTCAAATCGGCGGCCCGGCCGACTTGTACGTCACGGTCGAAGACGAGCGCGAGTTGATGCACGCGAAGGCCGCATCGTACAGCGCCGGCGTTCCCTGCTTCTGCCTGGGCGCGGGCACGAATCTGCTGGTTAGCGATCGCGGGATGCGCGGGCTCGTAGTTCGACTCGGCGATGGCTTCAAGAAAATCAAAATCGACGCGCTCGCAGTCGAAGCGGGCGCGGGGGCCGAGTTCGGCACGCTGGTCGAAACCGTGATCGCGCAGGGACTCGCGGGCCTCGAATTCGGCGAAGGAATTCCCGGCACGGTCGGCGGCGGATTGGTGATGAACGCCGGCGCGTTCGGCGGCGAGATCGCAAAAGTCGTCACGCTGGTGCATGGAGTCACCGAAACCGGCGATGCGCTCGCGCTCTCGAACGACGAAGTGAAATTTGCGTATCGGCGAACCGATCTGCCGCCGAACTTCATCATCACGCGCGTGGATTTCGAACTGGCGCATGGCGATCGCGAAAAACTTAAAGC is from Candidatus Binatus sp. and encodes:
- the murB gene encoding UDP-N-acetylmuramate dehydrogenase is translated as MNALENQLRARFGTRLRSAMPLSELTSFQIGGPADLYVTVEDERELMHAKAASYSAGVPCFCLGAGTNLLVSDRGMRGLVVRLGDGFKKIKIDALAVEAGAGAEFGTLVETVIAQGLAGLEFGEGIPGTVGGGLVMNAGAFGGEIAKVVTLVHGVTETGDALALSNDEVKFAYRRTDLPPNFIITRVDFELAHGDREKLKARVADLRAKRAARQPRGIPNAGSIFKNPPNNFAGKLLEGAGLKGTRMGGAAFSEQHANFIVNLGGARAAEVRALIEMARNKVKEQSGVWLEPEVKLVGDW